A DNA window from Thiobacillus denitrificans ATCC 25259 contains the following coding sequences:
- a CDS encoding sulfurtransferase: MSIVNISCYKFVTLNDREALKADLGARCLQLGLRGTILLAPEGINVFLAGTRAAIDAIVAGLRADPRFADLEPKLSLSAEAPFTRMRVRLKKEIITMKMPVVRPEEGRAPAVAAATLKRWLDQGCDDEGRPVVMLDTRNDYEVAAGSFENAVDYGIGVFSEFPPQLQRRRDDYAGKTVVSFCTGGIRCEKAAIHMQEIGVERVYQLEGGILKYFEEVGGAHYRGGCFVFDAREAVGADLQPLGGRVHC; encoded by the coding sequence ATGTCCATCGTCAACATCTCCTGCTACAAGTTCGTCACGCTCAACGACCGCGAGGCGCTCAAGGCAGACCTCGGCGCACGCTGCCTGCAACTCGGACTCAGGGGTACGATCCTGCTGGCGCCCGAGGGCATCAACGTTTTCCTCGCGGGTACGCGTGCGGCGATCGATGCGATCGTCGCCGGACTGCGCGCCGATCCGCGTTTCGCCGACCTCGAACCCAAGCTCAGCCTGTCGGCCGAAGCGCCGTTCACGCGCATGCGCGTGCGCCTGAAGAAGGAAATCATCACGATGAAGATGCCGGTCGTCCGCCCGGAAGAGGGCCGCGCGCCGGCCGTCGCGGCGGCGACGTTGAAGCGCTGGCTCGACCAGGGCTGCGACGACGAGGGCCGCCCGGTGGTCATGCTCGACACGCGCAACGATTATGAAGTGGCGGCGGGCAGCTTCGAAAACGCCGTCGACTACGGCATCGGCGTCTTCAGCGAATTCCCGCCCCAGCTCCAGCGCCGCCGCGACGACTACGCGGGGAAGACCGTGGTCTCGTTCTGCACCGGCGGCATCCGCTGCGAAAAGGCGGCGATCCACATGCAGGAAATCGGCGTCGAGCGCGTCTACCAGCTCGAAGGCGGGATCCTCAAGTACTTCGAAGAAGTCGGTGGTGCGCACTACCGCGGCGGGTGTTTCGTCTTCGACGCGCGCGAAGCGGTCGGCGCCGACCTGCAGCCGCTCGGCGGCCGCGTGCACTGCTGA